The Calditrichota bacterium genome segment TTTGGTGGTGAAAAAAATTATTAAATTTTGAATAAAATAAATCGAGAAAGGGCTGATATGAAAATTTACTTTTGCGGTTCCATTGCCGGAGGCAGAAAATTCGTCGATAACTACAAACAGCTCGTTGACTATCTGAAAAAAAGTGGTCACGTTGTCTTGTCTGACCATATTGTACGGGATGATATTTTTGATTTTGAGAAGAAATTTTCTCCCGAAGAAATTTACACACGTGATATCGAGATGCTGGAAGAGGCGGAGACTGTGATCGCTGAAGTCTCCAATCCGTCGCTGGGAGTGGGCTATGAAATTTGCTATGCCGAGAAGCTCGGATTGCCAGTTTTGTGCCTTTATCAAGCGGGCTTATTTGTGAGCCGCATGATCACAGGCAATACGGCAGAAAATGTGCAGATTGAAACTTATCGGGATTGGGAAGAATTGAAAAAAATAGTTGATAAATTTCTTGGTTAGGCAGATGTGCTTCACCTAAAAAGTGGGGTACATCCGGAAAATGAGACATGTAAAAAATGTAAGCCACCTCGGAGGTGGGGCACAATTAATTCAAATCTCTGACAATATTAATCATCCAGGCAATAATCCAAATTACAATTAATCCCCCAAAAACCCATTTTTTCTGTCTTGGAGAAAAAGAAATTGCCGGCTTTTTACCGCTTACGCCGGCAAAAGTATTCCAAATGAAAACTAAGATTAACCCCAGTACAACAATCCAGCCGGCGCCGTGAAATTTTATTGAATCAGCAAAATGAAAGTGCGCCGCAGCCTGAAGCGAGCGGCTCATTCCGCAGGTCGGGCAGCTCACTCCGGTAAATTGGTGAAATCGACAAACGGTCAGCGGATGCGCGTTGGGATTCCAGAAGTAGAGTCCGAGCAAAAAGATTGTGACTGACAGGGCGATCAAGAGACGCAACAATCTTTCCCGCCCGCTCAACGGACGATTTTTTTTAAAGAATTTTGAAAAACCATTCCGCATTTTTATTCGTTTTCCGAAACAACGACTTCTTCAGCCGAGAACAATTTGAATTCGGGGCTGAATTGTTCCAGAAAAGCCACGCTGAAACTGCGAAATGTAAACGAAATGGGCAGCGTGACCACGGAACTCACGTAGGGAATGATCAACAAAAGAAAACCAAGACAACAGGTAAAAAAGCCAACCAGCACAATGGCAACGACAACAATAATATAAAGGAAAAATTTCAGAATGCCGTA includes the following:
- a CDS encoding DUF2752 domain-containing protein — protein: MLRLLIALSVTIFLLGLYFWNPNAHPLTVCRFHQFTGVSCPTCGMSRSLQAAAHFHFADSIKFHGAGWIVVLGLILVFIWNTFAGVSGKKPAISFSPRQKKWVFGGLIVIWIIAWMINIVRDLN